One stretch of Cohnella algarum DNA includes these proteins:
- a CDS encoding mannose-1-phosphate guanylyltransferase gives MNIILLAGGSGTRLWPLSHSDFPKQFVKLKGMPKTIFQMTVDRCLKLAPLENVYVVTNRSYAGIVHQQIEQMGFRIPAPNVLVEPSSKNTLPAIAYAAQHIHAKGNQLALVLPSDHIIEDDRKFADRIELSLPLTDQRLVIYGIKPSKPHSGYGYIKPGDPDFIGFRVEEFKEKPSEALAAELILEGCLWNSGIFAFQTGVFLEELKEHCPDVYDAFLLPSVQQKYENTPGISIDYGVMERSRRVSVVPMDVRWNDLGSFDSFFDEYRPDENGNITFSDEVLIDSTGNLVYLEQDRNVALIGVDDLIIVEKDNFLLICKKSQSQKVKDIVQQLKLRAAEVVT, from the coding sequence ATGAACATCATCCTGCTAGCCGGAGGAAGCGGAACGAGGCTTTGGCCGTTAAGCCATTCCGACTTCCCGAAACAATTCGTGAAATTGAAGGGTATGCCGAAAACGATTTTCCAAATGACGGTTGACCGCTGTCTGAAGCTTGCCCCGCTTGAAAATGTATACGTCGTGACAAACCGCTCGTATGCGGGAATCGTACACCAGCAAATCGAGCAAATGGGGTTCCGGATCCCGGCCCCGAACGTCCTGGTCGAGCCATCGAGCAAAAACACGTTGCCCGCGATCGCTTATGCTGCGCAGCACATTCACGCGAAAGGAAATCAATTGGCCCTGGTCCTCCCCTCGGATCACATTATCGAGGACGATCGGAAATTCGCGGATAGAATCGAATTGTCCCTGCCGCTCACTGATCAACGGCTGGTCATTTACGGAATCAAGCCAAGCAAGCCCCATTCCGGGTATGGATACATAAAGCCGGGAGACCCCGATTTCATCGGATTCCGCGTGGAGGAATTCAAGGAGAAGCCGTCCGAAGCGCTGGCGGCGGAGCTGATCCTGGAAGGCTGTCTATGGAACAGCGGAATCTTCGCGTTTCAAACCGGCGTTTTTTTGGAGGAGCTCAAGGAACATTGTCCCGACGTTTACGATGCGTTTCTCCTCCCGTCCGTTCAGCAAAAATACGAAAACACGCCAGGCATTTCGATCGATTACGGGGTCATGGAACGTTCGAGACGGGTTTCCGTCGTGCCGATGGATGTCAGGTGGAACGACCTTGGAAGCTTCGACTCGTTTTTTGACGAATACAGGCCCGACGAGAACGGAAATATTACGTTTTCCGATGAAGTGCTGATCGATTCGACGGGAAATTTGGTTTATTTGGAGCAGGATCGAAACGTGGCGTTAATCGGCGTGGACGACCTGATTATTGTCGAGAAGGACAATTTCTTGCTGATCTGCAAAAAAAGCCAGTCCCAGAAAGTGAAGGACATCGTTCAGCAATTGAAACTGCGGGCGGCCGAGGTCGTTACATGA
- a CDS encoding CpsD/CapB family tyrosine-protein kinase translates to MPPQTANSKLIVHRNPSSSLSEAYRALRMNIQFASGEDPVKTIMVTSPGNGDGKSTTIANLAVAYAQEGKKTLLIDGDIRDPSLHHLFSLSNVSGLTNALLNEKGWKSVIQATQIPRLSVMTSGITPLHPSDLLASEYLPDLISDIKQHFDIVLFDSPPLLTVTDGLKICSLCDGVFIVASQGKTKKALLKKVRQSLEHANARVLGVVLNKTKYSKIL, encoded by the coding sequence ATGCCGCCGCAAACCGCTAATTCGAAACTGATCGTGCACCGCAACCCAAGCTCATCTTTATCCGAGGCTTATCGGGCTCTTCGAATGAATATCCAGTTTGCATCCGGCGAGGATCCCGTCAAAACGATCATGGTAACTTCGCCCGGCAACGGCGACGGGAAGTCGACCACGATTGCCAATCTGGCTGTCGCCTATGCGCAAGAAGGGAAAAAAACGCTTCTGATCGACGGGGATATAAGAGACCCGTCCCTGCATCACCTGTTTTCGCTTTCCAATGTATCCGGTCTGACGAACGCGTTATTGAACGAAAAGGGATGGAAGTCGGTTATTCAGGCAACCCAAATCCCCAGGCTATCCGTCATGACTTCCGGTATCACGCCTTTGCATCCATCCGATCTGCTCGCTTCAGAATATTTGCCGGACCTCATTTCAGACATCAAGCAACACTTCGATATCGTCCTGTTCGACTCGCCGCCGCTGCTGACGGTTACCGACGGCCTGAAAATCTGTTCGTTATGCGACGGCGTGTTTATCGTCGCAAGCCAAGGCAAGACCAAAAAAGCATTGCTCAAAAAAGTAAGGCAGTCCCTTGAGCATGCGAATGCCCGCGTACTGGGCGTGGTTTTGAATAAGACGAAATATTCAAAAATTTTATAG
- a CDS encoding YveK family protein, whose translation MELKEVLALLRKHLWLIALVVIISCLATALYSYNNASPYYRASAKLLINYANPNNGTTSIDINSINTNIRLINSYKEIILSEAILNKVAEANPDLNMTGKQLMGSVAAGSSEDSQIMTVTVYNENYQTAVRLTNEVAETFRREIPNIMKLDNVTILTPADPNAPPVNLASNPMLNVVLAFLLSCMISIGFVILRNYLDDTVKMEADIEKTVGYPTLSVIQVIRSKDLKPRRSNNFPSQPSHKAGEQTYAAANR comes from the coding sequence ATGGAATTAAAGGAAGTACTTGCCTTACTCAGAAAACACCTGTGGCTAATCGCACTCGTCGTCATCATCTCATGTCTTGCTACCGCGTTATACAGTTACAACAATGCTTCGCCATACTACCGGGCTTCTGCAAAACTACTTATTAACTATGCCAATCCCAACAACGGTACCACTTCGATCGACATTAACTCGATCAACACGAACATTCGGCTAATCAACTCGTACAAAGAAATCATCTTGTCCGAGGCCATCCTGAACAAGGTTGCCGAAGCCAATCCGGATTTGAACATGACCGGCAAGCAGCTGATGGGATCCGTAGCGGCCGGCTCGTCGGAAGACTCGCAAATCATGACGGTGACGGTCTACAACGAGAATTACCAAACGGCCGTCAGGTTGACCAACGAGGTGGCCGAAACGTTCCGCCGCGAAATTCCGAATATTATGAAGCTGGATAACGTAACGATTCTCACTCCGGCGGATCCGAACGCTCCTCCCGTCAATTTGGCTTCAAATCCGATGCTTAATGTTGTGCTGGCGTTCCTTCTATCGTGCATGATATCTATCGGTTTTGTCATTTTGCGCAATTACCTGGACGATACGGTGAAAATGGAAGCCGATATCGAAAAAACGGTCGGTTATCCGACTTTGTCCGTCATTCAAGTGATTCGCAGCAAGGACTTGAAGCCTCGCAGGAGCAACAATTTCCCTTCCCAACCATCTCACAAAGCAGGTGAACAGACATATGCCGCCGCAAACCGCTAA
- the galU gene encoding UTP--glucose-1-phosphate uridylyltransferase GalU produces MRTVRKAIIPAAGMGTRFLPATKAMPKEMLPIVNKPTIQYIVEEAINSGIEDIIIVTGKGKRAIEDHFDNAFELEQMLMQKGKVDLLGEVIKSSKVEIHYIRQKEAKGLGHAIWCARKFIGDEPFAVLLGDDIVEAETPCIRQLVDQFERLQQSVIGVQSVPIEETYRYGIVDPLLANGRLYQVNKFVEKPARGKAPSNLAILGRYVLTPDIFHYLEKHEIGAGGEIQLTDAIERLNQDQGVYAYEFEGKRYDVGEKLGFILTTLDFAIKNHELRHPLLTALEEIIERERAEPLLVSQKNER; encoded by the coding sequence ATGAGAACAGTTCGAAAAGCGATTATACCCGCCGCTGGAATGGGAACCCGGTTTCTGCCCGCGACCAAAGCGATGCCGAAAGAAATGCTTCCGATCGTCAACAAGCCGACTATTCAATACATTGTCGAAGAAGCGATCAATTCCGGCATCGAGGATATCATTATCGTCACGGGAAAAGGCAAGAGGGCCATCGAGGATCATTTCGACAACGCGTTCGAGCTCGAGCAAATGCTGATGCAAAAGGGAAAAGTCGATTTGCTTGGCGAAGTGATCAAGTCCTCCAAGGTCGAGATCCATTACATACGTCAAAAAGAAGCGAAAGGATTGGGCCATGCCATTTGGTGCGCCCGCAAATTCATCGGCGACGAACCGTTTGCCGTTTTGCTCGGCGACGACATCGTAGAGGCCGAAACTCCGTGCATCCGGCAATTGGTCGATCAATTCGAGCGGCTCCAGCAATCCGTTATCGGCGTTCAGTCCGTGCCGATCGAAGAGACCTATCGGTACGGGATCGTCGACCCGTTGCTTGCCAACGGCCGACTCTATCAGGTGAACAAATTCGTAGAAAAGCCGGCGAGAGGAAAAGCGCCGTCGAATTTGGCCATTCTCGGCCGCTACGTATTGACGCCGGATATTTTTCATTACCTTGAAAAGCATGAAATCGGAGCGGGCGGCGAAATTCAGCTGACGGACGCGATCGAAAGGCTGAACCAGGACCAGGGGGTATACGCCTATGAATTCGAAGGAAAGCGGTACGACGTCGGCGAAAAGCTGGGATTCATTTTAACGACGCTGGATTTCGCGATTAAAAATCACGAGCTCCGTCATCCGCTGCTTACAGCTCTGGAAGAAATCATTGAACGCGAAAGAGCGGAGCCGCTGCTCGTTTCTCAAAAAAACGAAAGATAA